From Nitratidesulfovibrio vulgaris str. Hildenborough, a single genomic window includes:
- a CDS encoding HDOD domain-containing protein codes for MNLRQADPDSGTAQRLLQEQAQEAVAARFSLVGVRHPLLNLLARHAVEDMMVRQRDNLPPPGGPPLFTQVAALDTAGLPDVADDPDAPPVPLDVDHLRIPALPQLFMELQNALGQPHVSYERIAAIVSKDPRLTASLLKLVNSPHFGFSTPIETVSRAVAASGIRRVSALALGTFVLGLYRERPPLVVDIQGFWLHSVGCGIAARLLAQRLGRSDPERFFVAGLLHDMGWLALCSAAPDRAERIVRRIQSTGCSCEEAERLELGTTHAELGATVLKTWNLPAFLIDVVRSHHAPLATVGDNPPVDGALEVHIADAVVKGMGIGGALDARIAPLDLDAVDTLGLSGHDIAAMTNGLVEQSQALSRLLQGD; via the coding sequence ATGAACCTGCGTCAGGCTGACCCCGATTCGGGCACGGCTCAAAGGTTGCTGCAGGAACAGGCACAGGAGGCCGTGGCTGCCCGTTTTTCGCTCGTGGGCGTGCGGCATCCACTGCTCAACCTGCTTGCCCGCCATGCCGTGGAAGACATGATGGTGCGGCAGCGCGACAATCTGCCCCCCCCGGGCGGCCCGCCACTGTTCACGCAAGTGGCTGCCCTCGATACCGCGGGGCTTCCCGATGTCGCCGATGACCCAGATGCCCCGCCCGTGCCACTTGATGTGGATCATCTGCGCATTCCTGCGCTTCCGCAACTTTTCATGGAACTTCAGAACGCGCTGGGGCAGCCGCATGTCTCGTATGAGCGGATAGCCGCCATCGTGAGCAAGGACCCGCGTCTCACCGCGTCGCTTCTCAAGCTGGTCAACAGCCCTCATTTCGGCTTCTCCACCCCCATCGAGACGGTGTCCCGTGCCGTGGCGGCTTCAGGCATACGCCGTGTCTCCGCATTGGCCCTCGGCACGTTCGTGCTGGGCCTCTACCGGGAACGCCCGCCTCTCGTGGTCGACATCCAGGGCTTCTGGCTGCATTCTGTCGGATGTGGCATCGCGGCGCGTCTTTTGGCGCAGCGCCTTGGGCGTAGCGACCCGGAACGGTTCTTCGTGGCGGGGTTGCTGCATGACATGGGCTGGCTTGCCCTGTGTTCGGCCGCGCCCGACAGGGCGGAACGCATCGTGCGGCGCATCCAGTCCACCGGTTGTTCCTGCGAAGAGGCCGAGCGCCTCGAACTTGGCACGACCCATGCCGAACTCGGCGCCACCGTGCTGAAGACGTGGAATCTCCCTGCGTTCCTCATCGACGTGGTGCGTTCCCACCATGCCCCTCTGGCTACCGTGGGTGACAATCCGCCGGTCGATGGGGCACTCGAAGTGCATATAGCCGACGCGGTGGTCAAGGGGATGGGTATCGGCGGGGCACTGGATGCGCGCATCGCCCCCCTCGACCTTGATGCCGTCGATACCCTCGGACTTTCGGGGCACGACATCGCAGCCATGACCAATGGTCTGGTCGAGCAGAGTCAGGCCCTCAGCCGCCTGCTGCAGGGCGACTAG
- a CDS encoding sigma-54-dependent Fis family transcriptional regulator: MLQPGKFTRIAPHVLREFDISPFFDLLLSMAQERTVEGLLQLSTRVYRGTHVACGGVWFTEKASGDDGAGWVMRLMTLAGRTHRHPRTWTHTAGDYSLIPPQEPLLGAVALSGEPLVVASPDEWTRPEWAVDEGFAAYSAFPMMCKGELVGLLALFYERPMTDRLGDLLSLHYKMHKIYADSLAAAITNARAFEEILHLRRELERENERLRRQVEHGSADGNLPIVGDCPAWLRVLAQVDMVAPTDATVLVQGESGTGKELVAEAIHRRSQRSTAPLVRVNCSAIPRELFESEFFGHVKGAFTGAVRDRIGRFQMADGGTLFLDEVGEIPLELQGKLLRVLQEGTFERVGEDRTRSVDVRIIAATNRDLRQEVDAGRFRQDLFFRLSVFPVELPPLRDRQGDIPLLARHFIAQSSRRLGLPTPRLTPAALARLSAYPWPGNVREMQNVIERAVIMAEEGALGMDALPAPEGLRHDDRVSVAAPAPGATTIVTEEEWRTMQRDNIRRALQAAEGRVHGVGGAAELLGIPPTTLRSRMQALGLSPKQGHGPKG; this comes from the coding sequence ATGCTCCAACCCGGAAAATTCACACGCATCGCCCCGCATGTACTGCGCGAGTTCGACATCTCGCCCTTCTTCGACCTGTTGCTCAGCATGGCGCAAGAGCGCACCGTCGAAGGGCTGCTGCAACTCAGCACACGCGTCTACCGTGGCACGCATGTGGCCTGTGGCGGCGTATGGTTCACCGAGAAGGCCTCCGGCGACGACGGCGCGGGATGGGTGATGCGCCTCATGACCCTTGCGGGACGTACACACAGGCATCCTCGCACATGGACGCACACGGCAGGCGACTACTCGCTCATCCCCCCGCAGGAACCGCTTCTGGGGGCCGTGGCGTTGAGCGGCGAACCTCTGGTCGTCGCGTCCCCCGATGAATGGACGCGCCCGGAATGGGCCGTCGACGAAGGGTTCGCCGCCTATTCGGCCTTTCCCATGATGTGCAAGGGTGAACTCGTGGGACTGCTCGCCCTCTTCTACGAGCGCCCCATGACGGACAGGCTGGGCGACCTGCTGTCCCTTCACTACAAGATGCACAAGATATATGCCGACTCGCTGGCAGCCGCCATCACCAATGCACGCGCCTTCGAGGAGATTCTGCACCTGCGCCGTGAACTCGAACGCGAGAACGAACGGTTGCGCCGTCAGGTCGAGCATGGAAGCGCAGACGGCAACCTGCCCATCGTGGGCGACTGCCCCGCATGGCTTCGCGTTCTGGCGCAGGTGGACATGGTGGCACCTACCGACGCCACAGTGCTGGTGCAGGGCGAATCGGGCACAGGCAAGGAGCTTGTGGCTGAAGCCATCCACCGACGCAGTCAGCGTTCCACAGCCCCACTTGTGCGCGTCAACTGTTCCGCCATCCCCCGCGAACTGTTCGAGAGCGAGTTCTTCGGCCACGTCAAAGGGGCCTTCACCGGGGCTGTGCGCGACCGCATAGGCCGTTTCCAGATGGCCGACGGTGGCACGCTGTTCCTCGACGAAGTGGGCGAGATTCCGCTTGAACTCCAGGGCAAACTCCTGCGCGTCCTGCAGGAGGGCACCTTCGAACGCGTCGGTGAAGACAGGACCCGCAGCGTCGACGTACGCATCATCGCCGCCACCAACCGTGACCTCCGGCAGGAGGTGGACGCCGGAAGGTTCAGGCAGGACCTGTTCTTTCGCCTTAGCGTCTTTCCGGTGGAATTGCCGCCCCTGCGCGACCGCCAGGGAGACATTCCGCTGCTGGCGCGCCACTTCATCGCCCAGTCCAGCCGCCGTCTCGGCCTGCCCACCCCCCGCCTCACCCCGGCAGCGCTGGCACGCCTTTCAGCCTATCCGTGGCCCGGAAACGTGCGCGAGATGCAGAACGTCATCGAACGCGCCGTCATCATGGCAGAAGAGGGAGCGCTCGGCATGGATGCACTCCCCGCCCCCGAAGGGCTGCGGCACGACGACAGGGTGTCTGTCGCCGCCCCGGCACCCGGCGCGACGACCATCGTCACCGAAGAGGAGTGGCGCACCATGCAGCGCGACAATATCAGGCGCGCCCTGCAAGCCGCCGAAGGACGCGTGCATGGCGTGGGGGGGGCCGCTGAACTGCTTGGCATACCGCCGACCACGCTGCGTTCGCGAATGCAGGCGCTGGGGCTGTCTCCGAAACAGGGGCACGGCCCGAAAGGCTAG
- a CDS encoding ferredoxin reductase domain-containing protein — translation MSDTPPIMQPDDTPDETSGATHDIPADEAFVVAIIAEDAETTTIVIEPASAQRLKAFQPGQFATLRILDDDGWSVPHPFTLSGAPHQGVRLTVRHRGHFTSQGIPRLRPGDAIKCAGPYGVFCRDIAAKEDIVLIAGGMGITPFLSVLRHFARTGADNRITLFWANRNFAGAFAADELAGLTRALNLRVVHVLSRETNPDLNSDPAFPAVAFEKGHIDSDVVQRHVPHAATASFYLCAPAEMRRAVLAELQACGVDMSCVESEDYTFA, via the coding sequence ATGTCCGACACCCCGCCCATCATGCAGCCCGATGACACGCCAGACGAAACGTCCGGCGCGACGCACGACATCCCGGCAGATGAAGCCTTCGTCGTCGCCATCATCGCCGAAGACGCCGAAACGACGACCATCGTCATCGAACCCGCCAGCGCACAACGCCTGAAGGCGTTCCAGCCGGGGCAATTCGCCACGTTGCGCATCCTCGATGATGACGGCTGGAGTGTGCCCCACCCGTTCACGCTCTCCGGCGCACCGCATCAGGGGGTGCGACTGACCGTGCGCCACAGGGGCCATTTCACTTCGCAAGGAATTCCTCGACTCAGACCCGGCGACGCCATCAAATGCGCGGGGCCGTATGGCGTGTTCTGCCGCGACATCGCCGCCAAGGAAGACATCGTCCTCATCGCGGGGGGGATGGGCATCACTCCGTTCCTCAGCGTGTTGCGCCATTTCGCCCGTACGGGTGCGGACAACCGCATCACCCTCTTCTGGGCCAACCGCAACTTCGCCGGGGCCTTCGCCGCAGACGAACTTGCCGGCCTCACCCGCGCCCTGAACCTTCGCGTCGTCCATGTCCTCAGCCGCGAGACGAACCCAGACCTCAACAGCGACCCGGCGTTCCCTGCCGTGGCCTTCGAAAAAGGTCACATCGACAGTGACGTGGTGCAACGACACGTACCCCACGCCGCAACGGCGTCGTTCTACCTGTGTGCCCCGGCGGAGATGCGCCGTGCCGTGCTGGCGGAGTTGCAAGCCTGCGGTGTGGACATGTCGTGCGTGGAGTCGGAGGACTACACCTTCGCGTGA
- the thiE gene encoding thiamine phosphate synthase — translation MTRVRKAAVDYGLYLVTDAGLTDARLHEVVTAAISGGVGIVQLREKATPTRAFVDRARALVALLRPRGIPLLINDRVDVALAAGADGVHVGQSDMHVGDVRALMGPDAIVGLSVETPAQAKAAEHAPVDYLGVSPVFATATKPDAAPPWGVAGLCGLRRMTRHVLVGIGGIGPVNAAEVLHAGAEGIAVVSAICGAADPLAATRALRAVVDEVRVPVRI, via the coding sequence ATGACACGGGTGCGCAAGGCCGCGGTGGACTACGGGCTGTACCTCGTGACCGACGCCGGGCTGACCGACGCCCGCCTGCATGAGGTCGTGACCGCGGCCATCTCCGGCGGGGTCGGCATCGTGCAACTGCGCGAGAAGGCCACGCCCACGCGGGCTTTCGTCGACCGTGCCCGTGCGCTGGTGGCGTTGCTGCGTCCCCGCGGCATCCCCTTGCTCATCAACGACAGGGTCGATGTGGCTTTGGCTGCCGGCGCCGACGGGGTGCATGTGGGGCAGTCAGACATGCACGTTGGTGACGTGCGGGCGCTGATGGGGCCGGATGCCATCGTGGGCCTTTCAGTGGAGACCCCGGCGCAGGCGAAGGCAGCGGAACATGCCCCGGTGGACTATCTTGGCGTAAGCCCCGTCTTCGCCACGGCGACGAAGCCCGATGCCGCGCCCCCGTGGGGCGTTGCGGGGCTGTGCGGCCTGCGGCGCATGACACGTCACGTCCTTGTGGGGATAGGTGGCATCGGCCCGGTCAATGCCGCTGAAGTGCTGCATGCCGGGGCCGAGGGCATCGCCGTGGTCTCGGCCATATGCGGCGCAGCCGACCCGCTTGCGGCTACCCGTGCATTGCGCGCTGTGGTGGATGAGGTGCGGGTGCCTGTTCGCATCTGA
- the thiM gene encoding hydroxyethylthiazole kinase yields the protein MFSTGTVWKNVAAVRQRAPIIHSITNFVVMNTTANALLAAGASPIMAHAPEEMAEMAGIASALVLNIGTLTKPWVESMMLAGMAARERRLPVVLDPVGAGASSLRTTTALEILEKVRPAVVRGNGSEILALAGAAGDTRGVDSARTAHEAVDGGRALARRYGAVVVVSGAEDVVTDGDALWLVRGGSPLMPRVTGMGCTATVLVAAHVAVAADVLEGAVTGMAAMSAAGALAARRSQGPGSFQVAFLDVLHSLDLVTVRDEVEVVRA from the coding sequence ATGTTTTCGACAGGTACGGTGTGGAAGAACGTCGCGGCAGTGCGGCAACGTGCGCCCATCATCCACAGCATCACCAACTTCGTGGTCATGAACACCACGGCCAATGCGCTGCTGGCCGCCGGTGCGTCGCCCATCATGGCCCATGCCCCCGAAGAGATGGCCGAGATGGCGGGCATCGCCTCGGCCCTCGTCCTGAACATCGGCACGCTCACGAAGCCGTGGGTGGAAAGCATGATGCTGGCGGGCATGGCCGCGCGCGAACGCAGGTTGCCTGTGGTACTCGACCCTGTGGGTGCGGGGGCCAGCAGTCTGCGCACGACCACGGCACTGGAGATACTGGAGAAGGTGCGTCCGGCCGTGGTGCGGGGCAACGGGTCGGAGATTCTCGCGCTGGCAGGGGCCGCCGGAGACACCCGAGGCGTGGACAGTGCACGCACCGCGCACGAGGCCGTCGACGGGGGGCGGGCACTGGCACGTCGCTATGGTGCCGTGGTCGTGGTCAGTGGTGCCGAGGACGTGGTGACCGATGGCGATGCGCTGTGGCTTGTGCGTGGTGGCAGTCCGCTGATGCCACGCGTGACGGGCATGGGCTGTACGGCGACCGTGCTGGTGGCGGCACATGTGGCTGTCGCCGCCGACGTGCTGGAAGGGGCCGTCACGGGTATGGCGGCCATGTCTGCCGCCGGGGCACTGGCCGCGCGCCGGTCGCAGGGGCCGGGTTCGTTCCAGGTGGCGTTTCTCGACGTCCTTCACTCCCTCGACCTCGTCACGGTGCGCGACGAGGTCGAAGTGGTGCGCGCATGA
- a CDS encoding aminotransferase-like domain-containing protein has protein sequence MQIAKRMDNVQRSYIREILKVTARPDIISFAGGLPHPDSFPVQGVAEAAAAVLAESGSEALQYSTTEGYLPLREWISARYARQGIEVSPDEILITTGSQQALDLVAKTTIDRGAPVVIERPGYLGAIQCFSFYGAQFRTVDLTPLGVDVEALRREAKGARLFYAVPSFQNPSGITYDEPTRREVAAIMAETGCMLVEDNPYGELRFMGTPVAPIRKWAESPSVLLGSFSKVVSPGLRIGWACAPAELMRHMVTAKQASDLHTPMFTQRLLHRFLVDNDVDEHIASIRKRYGAQRQCMMDAIRKHFPECVTVTEPEGGMFLWCGLPEGVTSEHLFHKAIERKVAFVPGCPFYVDGTDTGFRLNFSNASQDDIVEGIARLGACLTEELAR, from the coding sequence ATGCAGATAGCGAAACGCATGGATAACGTGCAGCGGTCCTATATCCGCGAGATTCTCAAGGTCACGGCGCGTCCCGACATCATCTCGTTCGCGGGCGGGTTGCCGCATCCCGATTCGTTCCCGGTGCAGGGCGTGGCAGAGGCCGCAGCCGCGGTACTGGCCGAAAGCGGAAGCGAGGCCCTGCAGTACAGCACCACCGAGGGCTACCTGCCCCTGCGCGAGTGGATTTCCGCCCGTTATGCACGGCAGGGCATCGAAGTGTCCCCCGATGAGATTCTGATCACCACCGGTTCGCAGCAGGCGCTCGACCTCGTGGCCAAGACCACCATCGACCGCGGCGCGCCCGTGGTCATCGAACGTCCGGGCTATCTCGGTGCCATCCAGTGTTTTTCGTTCTACGGCGCGCAATTCCGTACCGTAGACCTCACGCCCCTCGGCGTCGATGTCGAGGCCCTGCGCCGTGAGGCCAAGGGTGCCCGGCTGTTCTATGCCGTGCCAAGCTTCCAGAACCCTTCCGGCATCACCTACGATGAGCCGACCCGCCGCGAAGTGGCCGCCATCATGGCCGAGACGGGCTGTATGCTCGTCGAGGACAATCCCTATGGCGAACTGCGCTTCATGGGTACGCCGGTGGCGCCCATCCGCAAGTGGGCCGAGTCGCCTTCGGTGCTGCTCGGTTCGTTCTCCAAGGTGGTCTCGCCGGGGCTGCGCATCGGGTGGGCCTGTGCCCCTGCCGAACTCATGCGGCACATGGTCACCGCCAAGCAGGCAAGCGACCTGCATACCCCCATGTTCACGCAGCGTCTGCTGCATCGCTTCCTCGTGGACAACGACGTGGACGAGCACATCGCCTCGATTCGCAAACGCTACGGGGCGCAGCGCCAGTGCATGATGGACGCCATCCGCAAGCATTTCCCCGAATGCGTCACCGTGACGGAACCCGAGGGCGGCATGTTCCTGTGGTGCGGTCTGCCCGAAGGCGTGACCTCTGAGCATCTGTTCCACAAGGCCATCGAGCGCAAGGTGGCCTTCGTGCCCGGTTGTCCGTTCTATGTGGACGGCACCGACACCGGCTTCCGCCTCAACTTCTCCAACGCCAGTCAGGACGACATCGTCGAGGGCATCGCGCGCCTCGGCGCGTGCCTCACCGAAGAGCTTGCGCGTTAG
- a CDS encoding LpxI family protein, producing MSESMGIIAGRGQFPALVAREARRAGLRVAICGFHGHTDPSLAEACDAFSLIHLGQFGRLSEFFHGQGASRLCFAGAIDKPRALDLRPDLRAARVLFRLRGKGDDALLRAVIEELESDGFKVMQAAELVPGLRAPEGVLTRRQPGDEEWDDIRFGWPVARTMGRLDIGQCIVVKRGIVMAVEGPEGTDAALRRGGELGGAGCVAIKLVKPGQDERIDLPALGTGTIGVLAEYGYSCLALQAHKTLFFDRDESLALAERHGIAIVALPEDFMAAEAARP from the coding sequence ATGAGCGAGAGCATGGGCATCATCGCCGGGCGGGGGCAGTTCCCTGCGCTGGTGGCACGCGAGGCGCGCCGCGCCGGACTGCGTGTCGCCATATGCGGCTTTCACGGTCATACCGACCCCTCTCTGGCGGAGGCCTGCGATGCGTTCTCGCTCATCCATCTGGGACAGTTCGGGCGACTCTCGGAGTTCTTCCACGGGCAGGGCGCCTCGCGCCTCTGCTTCGCCGGGGCCATCGACAAGCCCCGCGCGCTCGACCTGAGACCCGACCTGCGAGCCGCACGCGTGCTCTTCAGGCTGCGCGGCAAGGGCGATGACGCCCTGTTGCGTGCCGTCATCGAAGAGCTCGAATCGGATGGTTTCAAGGTGATGCAGGCCGCGGAACTTGTGCCGGGACTGCGAGCCCCCGAGGGCGTGCTCACCCGGCGGCAGCCCGGTGACGAAGAGTGGGATGACATCCGCTTCGGCTGGCCAGTGGCCCGCACCATGGGCAGGCTCGACATCGGTCAGTGCATCGTGGTCAAGCGGGGTATCGTCATGGCTGTCGAAGGCCCCGAGGGCACAGACGCCGCCTTGCGTCGCGGCGGTGAACTCGGCGGGGCGGGATGCGTTGCCATCAAGCTCGTCAAGCCCGGTCAGGACGAACGTATCGACCTGCCCGCCCTTGGCACCGGCACCATCGGCGTACTGGCGGAGTACGGGTATTCATGTCTTGCCTTGCAGGCACACAAGACGTTGTTTTTCGACAGGGACGAGAGCCTCGCGCTGGCAGAGAGGCACGGCATCGCCATCGTGGCCTTGCCGGAGGACTTCATGGCGGCGGAAGCGGCCCGTCCCTGA
- the lpxA gene encoding acyl-ACP--UDP-N-acetylglucosamine O-acyltransferase, translating to MSAQVHPSAFVHPSAQLGEGVVIGPCAVVEEDVVIGDRTRLDAFATVKRYTRMGSDNHVHSYACVGGEPQDLKYAGEVSWLEIGNGNNIREFSTLHRGTEGGGGCTRIGDNNLFMAYTHVAHDCVVGNNVVMSNNATLAGHVTVGDFVIISGLSAVHQFTRLGQHSFVAGMSGLPQDLPPFMLAVGSRAAVHGPNLVGLRRMHASRELIAALKNAFRLIWLSETPRKEALEQLEYEFGNFPEILDLVAFIRGSERGILSANRGQQDA from the coding sequence ATGTCTGCGCAGGTGCATCCTTCTGCGTTCGTCCATCCCTCGGCACAGCTTGGCGAAGGAGTCGTCATCGGCCCGTGCGCGGTCGTCGAAGAGGATGTGGTCATCGGTGACCGCACCCGGCTTGACGCTTTCGCTACCGTGAAGCGCTACACCCGGATGGGCAGCGACAACCATGTGCATTCCTACGCCTGTGTCGGCGGCGAACCGCAAGACCTCAAGTACGCCGGTGAAGTGTCGTGGCTGGAAATCGGCAACGGCAACAACATCCGCGAATTCTCGACCCTGCACAGGGGAACCGAAGGGGGCGGAGGCTGCACACGCATCGGCGACAACAACCTTTTCATGGCCTACACCCATGTGGCGCACGACTGCGTCGTGGGCAACAACGTGGTGATGTCCAACAACGCCACGCTGGCGGGGCATGTCACCGTCGGTGACTTCGTCATCATCTCGGGCCTTTCCGCCGTCCATCAGTTCACGCGCCTCGGGCAGCATTCCTTCGTGGCGGGCATGAGCGGTCTGCCGCAAGACCTGCCCCCCTTCATGCTTGCCGTGGGCAGCCGTGCCGCCGTGCACGGCCCCAACCTCGTGGGACTGCGTCGCATGCACGCCTCGCGCGAGCTTATCGCCGCCCTCAAGAACGCCTTCAGGCTGATATGGCTATCCGAGACCCCTCGTAAGGAAGCGCTGGAACAACTCGAATACGAGTTCGGCAACTTCCCCGAGATTCTCGACCTCGTAGCCTTCATCAGGGGCAGCGAGCGTGGCATCCTCTCTGCCAACCGAGGGCAGCAAGACGCGTAG
- the fabZ gene encoding 3-hydroxyacyl-ACP dehydratase FabZ, which translates to MIDPAQSILDIRQILGLLPHRYPFLLVDRVVEYVPGDYIKAYKNVTMNEPFFQGHFPGVPVMPGVLIMEALAQAGGILVVKSTDTAVEDKLFLFTGIESVRFRKPVYPGDKLELHCRLLKHKLKLWKMEGRAYVDGKLAAEAVMTAAVTNREDM; encoded by the coding sequence ATGATCGACCCGGCGCAGAGCATTCTTGATATCCGTCAGATACTGGGGCTGTTGCCCCACCGTTATCCCTTCCTGCTCGTCGACCGTGTGGTCGAATACGTTCCGGGCGACTACATCAAGGCCTACAAGAACGTCACCATGAACGAGCCCTTCTTTCAGGGGCATTTCCCCGGCGTGCCCGTCATGCCCGGTGTGCTCATCATGGAAGCGTTGGCACAGGCCGGTGGCATTCTCGTGGTCAAGAGCACCGACACAGCCGTCGAGGACAAGCTCTTTCTCTTCACGGGCATCGAGTCGGTGCGTTTCCGCAAGCCGGTCTACCCCGGCGACAAGCTGGAATTGCACTGCCGCCTGCTCAAGCACAAGCTCAAGCTGTGGAAGATGGAAGGGCGTGCCTACGTCGACGGCAAACTTGCCGCCGAAGCCGTGATGACCGCCGCCGTGACCAACAGGGAGGACATGTGA
- the lpxD gene encoding UDP-3-O-(3-hydroxymyristoyl)glucosamine N-acyltransferase, with translation MVRRLSEIAGLLGLELRGEDREVSGVNTLEAAGPDEISFLANPRYMGQLSTTRAGAVIVAAEHAQDVAVALVSANPYFDFGRTLALFARKQGSFEGVSEQAVVHPEAVVGEGCAVYPHVYIGPRARIGAGTVLFPGCYIGEDCVVGGGCTLYPNVVLMAGVEIGDDCILHAGVVLGADGFGFARTEFGIQKIPQVGTVRIGSDVEIGANTTIDRSVLGVTTVGDGTKIDNLVMLGHNVEMGRNCLIVSQVGISGSTKVGDDVTMAGQVGVAGHLSIGSGVTIGPKSGVAKDIPAGETVGGAPAVDKSTYMRTLTVMPKLPDMYKRLGKLEKELAELKKSLSEEQ, from the coding sequence ATGGTCAGAAGACTCTCCGAGATCGCCGGGCTGCTGGGGCTTGAACTGCGCGGGGAAGACCGCGAGGTCTCCGGTGTGAACACGCTGGAGGCCGCAGGGCCCGACGAGATCAGTTTTCTGGCCAATCCGCGTTATATGGGGCAACTGTCCACCACGCGTGCCGGGGCCGTCATCGTCGCCGCCGAACACGCGCAGGATGTGGCCGTAGCCCTCGTGAGTGCGAATCCCTATTTCGATTTCGGTCGCACTCTGGCCCTCTTCGCACGCAAGCAGGGCAGTTTTGAAGGTGTCAGCGAACAGGCTGTCGTCCACCCCGAAGCCGTCGTCGGTGAAGGGTGCGCCGTCTATCCGCATGTATACATCGGTCCCCGTGCTCGCATCGGGGCGGGGACCGTTCTTTTTCCCGGTTGCTACATCGGCGAGGACTGCGTGGTGGGAGGGGGCTGCACCCTGTACCCCAACGTGGTGCTCATGGCCGGTGTCGAAATCGGCGACGATTGCATCCTCCATGCCGGTGTCGTGCTGGGGGCCGACGGGTTCGGCTTCGCCCGCACCGAGTTCGGTATCCAGAAGATTCCGCAGGTCGGCACCGTCCGCATCGGCAGCGACGTTGAAATCGGCGCCAATACGACCATCGACCGTTCCGTGCTTGGTGTGACCACCGTCGGAGACGGCACCAAGATCGACAACCTTGTCATGCTGGGCCACAATGTGGAGATGGGGCGCAACTGTCTCATCGTCTCGCAGGTGGGCATCTCCGGCAGCACCAAGGTGGGCGATGACGTGACCATGGCCGGGCAGGTGGGCGTGGCGGGGCACCTCTCCATCGGGAGCGGTGTGACCATCGGGCCCAAGTCGGGTGTCGCCAAGGACATCCCCGCAGGAGAGACCGTGGGCGGAGCGCCCGCCGTGGACAAGTCCACCTACATGCGTACGCTTACGGTCATGCCCAAGCTCCCCGACATGTACAAGAGGCTCGGCAAGCTCGAAAAGGAGCTCGCCGAACTCAAAAAGAGCCTTTCCGAGGAACAGTGA
- a CDS encoding OmpH family outer membrane protein, whose product MRKILVFAVAAFLMAASTAMAADLKVGIVNMQKLATQCEAAQEAQKKMKATFGPEKDQLDKQAADLKKRADEMKAQSAALSPEAKEDKKVEFIRLKRDFEDKARVFARKVEAAQMRIRQDMAEMIMKAASDYAAKKGFTVILDGAAAGVIHADKSLDVTDDMLIEVNRVWHAGKK is encoded by the coding sequence ATGCGTAAGATTCTTGTCTTTGCCGTGGCTGCCTTCCTCATGGCCGCATCCACCGCCATGGCCGCCGACCTCAAGGTCGGTATCGTCAACATGCAGAAGCTGGCCACCCAGTGCGAAGCCGCGCAGGAAGCCCAGAAGAAGATGAAGGCCACCTTCGGCCCGGAGAAGGACCAGCTCGACAAGCAGGCCGCCGACCTCAAGAAGCGCGCCGACGAGATGAAGGCCCAGTCCGCCGCGCTGTCCCCCGAAGCCAAGGAGGACAAGAAGGTCGAGTTCATCCGCCTGAAGCGCGACTTCGAGGACAAGGCCCGCGTGTTCGCCCGCAAGGTCGAAGCAGCCCAGATGCGTATCCGTCAGGACATGGCCGAGATGATCATGAAGGCCGCCAGCGACTACGCTGCCAAGAAGGGCTTCACCGTCATCCTCGACGGTGCCGCTGCCGGTGTCATCCACGCCGACAAGAGCCTCGACGTGACCGACGACATGCTCATCGAAGTCAACCGCGTCTGGCACGCTGGCAAGAAATAG